One segment of Desulfovibrio sp. X2 DNA contains the following:
- a CDS encoding glycosyltransferase: MSASLPAGVCIVQHSLLESRGGAARVADLLCGGIAAQGARCRRTFELAESEAGAARLAERPGAQEAAEAAAAGSLVHLHASLDWAGLLAALGRAGAGGRAVLTLHDCRLFTGGCPYPLGCAGLDSGCPDPCPRGFPDSTARRAAQLSALAGLSPLLLAPSRWMRDLAAPFLESLGDGLAIRVLPNGVPFPASPPGPAERAEARRAFGIEHDARVVLFAAHGAEAAQYKGGHRWAELRAAVAQRLPGTLFVQAGGEEVAREDGLLRLPYLPPERLSRLMRAADLMLYPTLADNHPLIVLEAMAEGLPTLSFAVGGIVEQIVDGKSGFLVRPGDWRGMAERASRILAAPSDLRRARVGVFAHGRARFSLPRMVADHAALYAGLLAV; this comes from the coding sequence GTGAGCGCCTCCCTGCCCGCCGGGGTTTGCATCGTCCAGCACAGCCTCCTGGAATCCAGGGGCGGCGCGGCGCGCGTGGCAGACCTCCTCTGCGGGGGAATCGCCGCGCAGGGCGCCAGGTGCCGCCGCACCTTCGAGCTGGCCGAGAGCGAGGCGGGCGCGGCCCGCCTGGCCGAGCGTCCGGGGGCGCAGGAGGCCGCGGAGGCGGCCGCCGCCGGATCCCTCGTCCACCTGCACGCGAGCCTCGACTGGGCGGGGCTGCTCGCGGCCCTCGGCCGCGCCGGGGCGGGAGGGCGCGCCGTCCTCACGCTGCACGACTGCCGCCTGTTCACGGGCGGCTGCCCCTATCCCCTGGGCTGCGCCGGGCTCGACTCGGGCTGCCCCGATCCCTGCCCGCGCGGTTTCCCGGACAGCACGGCGCGTCGGGCCGCGCAGCTTTCCGCCCTGGCCGGGCTCTCGCCCCTCCTGCTCGCGCCCTCGCGCTGGATGCGCGACCTTGCCGCGCCGTTCCTCGAATCCCTGGGGGACGGGCTCGCCATCCGGGTGCTGCCGAACGGCGTCCCCTTTCCCGCGAGCCCGCCCGGCCCGGCCGAGCGGGCCGAGGCCCGCCGCGCCTTCGGCATCGAGCACGACGCGCGCGTGGTCCTGTTCGCGGCGCACGGCGCCGAGGCGGCGCAGTACAAGGGCGGCCACCGCTGGGCCGAGCTTCGCGCCGCCGTGGCGCAGAGGCTGCCGGGCACGCTTTTCGTGCAGGCCGGGGGCGAGGAGGTGGCCCGCGAGGACGGCCTGCTGCGCCTGCCCTACCTGCCGCCCGAGCGGCTCTCCCGGCTCATGCGCGCGGCCGACCTCATGCTCTATCCCACCTTGGCGGACAACCATCCGCTCATCGTGCTCGAGGCCATGGCGGAGGGACTGCCCACGCTCTCCTTCGCCGTGGGCGGCATCGTGGAGCAGATAGTGGACGGCAAAAGCGGCTTTCTCGTGCGGCCGGGCGACTGGCGGGGCATGGCCGAGCGGGCCTCACGGATCCTGGCGGCGCCGTCGGACCTTCGCCGCGCGCGCGTCGGCGTCTTCGCCCACGGCCGGGCCCGCTTCTCCCTGCCGCGCATGGTCGCGGACCACGCCGCGCTCTACGCCGGGCTTCTCGCCGTGTAG